In a genomic window of Sarcophilus harrisii chromosome 4, mSarHar1.11, whole genome shotgun sequence:
- the QRSL1 gene encoding glutamyl-tRNA(Gln) amidotransferase subunit A, mitochondrial isoform X1: MLGLSLREISAALKQGQVSPKELCQKCLSLIKETRFLNAYITVAEKKALQQAEESEKRYEKGQSLGILDGIPIAVKDNFSTAGIETTCASNMLKGYIPPYNATVVQKLLDQGAILLGKTNLDEFAMGSGSTDSIFGPVRNPWSYSKQYREKRKQNHHRADEDSNWLITGGSSGGSAAAVSAFTCFAALGSDTGGSTRNPAALCGLVGLKPTYGLVSRYGLIPLVNSMDVPGILTRCVDDAAIVLDTLAGHDPKDSTTIQDSVGPFILPILKDVSKLCIGIPKEYNAPGLSSEMQTLWYKAADLFESKGAKVVEVSLPHTSYSIICYQILCPAEVASNMARFDGLEYGHRCNVNVSTEAMYAATRREGFNDVVRGRILSGNFFLLKENYDDYFVKAQKVRRLIANDFMKVFNSGVDFLLTPTTLSDAMPYLEFIKEDNRTRSSQDDIFTQSVNMAGLPAVNIPMALSSQGLPVGLQLIGRAFSDQQLLTVAKWFEAQVQFPVIQFQELMDNCQAFFQHEKMASVSLK; this comes from the exons ATGTTGGGCCTCAGCCTCCGAGAA ATTTCTGCTGCACTGAAGCAAGGCCAAGTCAGTCCAAAGGAGCTTTGTCAAAAATGTCTCTCCCTTATCAAGGAAACCAGATTTCTTAATGCTTATATTACTGTAGCAGAAAAGAAAGCCTTACAGCAAGctgaagaatcagaaaagaggTATGAGAAAG GTCAGTCTCTTGGAATTTTAGATGGAATTCCCATTGCTGTAAAAGACAATTTCAGCACTGCTGGCATTGAAACAACATGTGCATCCAATATGCTAAAAG GTTATATACCTCCTTATAATGCAACAGTTGTTCAGAAGTTATTGGATCAGGGGGCCATTCTTCTAGGAAAAACAAATTTAGATGAATTTGCTATGGG ATCTGGAAGCACAGATAGTATATTTGGGCCAGTTAGAAATCCCTGGAGTTATTCAAAGcaatacagagaaaagagaaagcagaacCACCACAGAGCGGATGAAGATTCAAATTGGCTAATCACTGGAGGCAGCTCTGGAGGCAGTGCTGCTGCTGTATCTGCATTCACATGTTTTGC GGCTTTGGGATCTGACACAGGAGGTTCAACAAGAAATCCAGCTGCTCTATGTGGGCTTGTTGGTCTAAAGCCGACCTATGGATTAGTTTCCCGTTATGGTCTCATTCCACTGGTGAATTCGATGGATGTTCCAGGAATCTTAACTAGATGTGTGGATGATGCAGCAATTGTGTTGG ATACACTGGCTGGGCATGATCCAAAAGATTCTACCACAATACAAGACTCTGTTGGACCATTTATACTTCCCATTTTGAAAGATGTTAGCAAGTTATGTATAGGAATACCAAAG gaatataaTGCACCAGGATTGTCAAGTGAAATGCAAACTCTTTGGTATAAAGCTGCTGATCTTTTTGAGTCCAAGGGGGCCAAAGTAGTGGAAGTGTCTCTACCCCATACCAGTTACTCAATTATTTGCTATCAGATCTTATGCCCAGCAGAAGTAGCATCAAACATGGCAAGATTTGATGGACTAGAATACG GCCATCGGTGTAATGTAAATGTGTCTACTGAGGCTATGTATGCTGCAACAAGACGAGAAGGGTTCAATGATGTAGTAAGAGGAAGAATTCTCtcaggaaattttttcttattaaaaga GAACTATGATGATTACTTTGTGAAGGCACAGAAAGTGAGACGACTCAttgctaatgactttatgaaggTCTTTAATTCTGGGGTGGATTTCTTGCTTACTCCCACCACCCTTAGTGACGCAATGCCCTATTTGGAGTTCATCAAGGAAGACAACAGAACTCGCAGCTCCCAGGATGACATTTTTACACAGAGTGTAAACATGGCAG GTTTGCCAGCTGTAAATATACCCATGGCCCTCTCCAGTCAAGGTTTGCCAGTTGGGCTACAGCTGATTGGACGTGCATTTAGTGACCAACAACTCCTTACTGTTGCCAAGTGGTTTGAGGCACAGGTGCAGTTTCCTGTCATTCAGTTTCAAGAATTAATGGATAATTGTCAAGCTTTCTTTCAACATGAAAAGATGGCTTCAGTTTCATTAAAATAG
- the QRSL1 gene encoding glutamyl-tRNA(Gln) amidotransferase subunit A, mitochondrial isoform X2 has protein sequence MLKGYIPPYNATVVQKLLDQGAILLGKTNLDEFAMGSGSTDSIFGPVRNPWSYSKQYREKRKQNHHRADEDSNWLITGGSSGGSAAAVSAFTCFAALGSDTGGSTRNPAALCGLVGLKPTYGLVSRYGLIPLVNSMDVPGILTRCVDDAAIVLDTLAGHDPKDSTTIQDSVGPFILPILKDVSKLCIGIPKEYNAPGLSSEMQTLWYKAADLFESKGAKVVEVSLPHTSYSIICYQILCPAEVASNMARFDGLEYGHRCNVNVSTEAMYAATRREGFNDVVRGRILSGNFFLLKENYDDYFVKAQKVRRLIANDFMKVFNSGVDFLLTPTTLSDAMPYLEFIKEDNRTRSSQDDIFTQSVNMAGLPAVNIPMALSSQGLPVGLQLIGRAFSDQQLLTVAKWFEAQVQFPVIQFQELMDNCQAFFQHEKMASVSLK, from the exons ATGCTAAAAG GTTATATACCTCCTTATAATGCAACAGTTGTTCAGAAGTTATTGGATCAGGGGGCCATTCTTCTAGGAAAAACAAATTTAGATGAATTTGCTATGGG ATCTGGAAGCACAGATAGTATATTTGGGCCAGTTAGAAATCCCTGGAGTTATTCAAAGcaatacagagaaaagagaaagcagaacCACCACAGAGCGGATGAAGATTCAAATTGGCTAATCACTGGAGGCAGCTCTGGAGGCAGTGCTGCTGCTGTATCTGCATTCACATGTTTTGC GGCTTTGGGATCTGACACAGGAGGTTCAACAAGAAATCCAGCTGCTCTATGTGGGCTTGTTGGTCTAAAGCCGACCTATGGATTAGTTTCCCGTTATGGTCTCATTCCACTGGTGAATTCGATGGATGTTCCAGGAATCTTAACTAGATGTGTGGATGATGCAGCAATTGTGTTGG ATACACTGGCTGGGCATGATCCAAAAGATTCTACCACAATACAAGACTCTGTTGGACCATTTATACTTCCCATTTTGAAAGATGTTAGCAAGTTATGTATAGGAATACCAAAG gaatataaTGCACCAGGATTGTCAAGTGAAATGCAAACTCTTTGGTATAAAGCTGCTGATCTTTTTGAGTCCAAGGGGGCCAAAGTAGTGGAAGTGTCTCTACCCCATACCAGTTACTCAATTATTTGCTATCAGATCTTATGCCCAGCAGAAGTAGCATCAAACATGGCAAGATTTGATGGACTAGAATACG GCCATCGGTGTAATGTAAATGTGTCTACTGAGGCTATGTATGCTGCAACAAGACGAGAAGGGTTCAATGATGTAGTAAGAGGAAGAATTCTCtcaggaaattttttcttattaaaaga GAACTATGATGATTACTTTGTGAAGGCACAGAAAGTGAGACGACTCAttgctaatgactttatgaaggTCTTTAATTCTGGGGTGGATTTCTTGCTTACTCCCACCACCCTTAGTGACGCAATGCCCTATTTGGAGTTCATCAAGGAAGACAACAGAACTCGCAGCTCCCAGGATGACATTTTTACACAGAGTGTAAACATGGCAG GTTTGCCAGCTGTAAATATACCCATGGCCCTCTCCAGTCAAGGTTTGCCAGTTGGGCTACAGCTGATTGGACGTGCATTTAGTGACCAACAACTCCTTACTGTTGCCAAGTGGTTTGAGGCACAGGTGCAGTTTCCTGTCATTCAGTTTCAAGAATTAATGGATAATTGTCAAGCTTTCTTTCAACATGAAAAGATGGCTTCAGTTTCATTAAAATAG